The Amorphus orientalis genomic interval GTAGGGGCCGCAATCGGCCTGCCACCAGGCAGCGCCCATCGTATGGGAGCGCATACCCAGCCGCATGCCGAATTGGAAGACGCGAGCGAAGAAGCTCGTCGTCGGGCTGCCCACCACCAGGCTCTGCAGGATCCCGATCTCCGGGCTGTTCTCCATGACCCGCACCAGCCGCTGGATGGCGGCCGCAGACATGAAACTGTCGGCGTCGAGCACGAGGGCGTACTGGTAGTCGGCCCCCCACCGGTCGCAGAAATCCCGGATGTTTCCGGCCTTGTAGCCCGGATTGTCGTCGCGCCGGCGATAGGTGATGCGGATCGTGTCAGCCCATCGGGCCTGAAGGGCCGCAATGGTCGTCTCTTCCGCCTCGATGACGTCGAGCCAGTTGGAGTCGCTCAGCACGAACACGTCGAACCTGTCGGCGACGCCGGCATGGGCAAGACCGTCGATCATGGCGGAAAGATTTCGAGAGACGGTTTCCACGTCCTCGTTGCGGATGCAGGACAAGAGCGCCGTCCTGTCGGAGATCGCCCTGGAGGGATCGTCCGAGGCCGCCGCCGGACAGGTGAGCTCCAGTGGCGCCCGCGAGAACCGCATCAGCACGAGACCGATCACCGCGTTCCAGAACCCGACCGCCGTGTAGGGGAGCGTCACGGCGAAGAACCCGATCATGACCAGGTCGGCTGCGTCGTAACCGTTGGGCGACAGGGTGACGGTCATCAGCGCGAGCAGCGCGAGAGCAGTCACCGTCGTGAGCGTTGCGAATATCAGCCGGCGGCGCTTGACGCCGGGCGTCGCGCCGGTGGACATCGCATGGACATGGGACGGTGCGGAACTCATCGACACTCCTCTGACTGGCAGACCCGGTTTCCCGCAGTGCACCAATGACTAGAATCAGACACACAAAAGGGCCAGATGCGAAAAACGTCTTCACATCTGCGCGAACGGCGGGCGAAGGCGTGGATGCAAGCCTTCGGCCAGGACTTCACCCGACAATCCCGACCAAGTGATGACAGTGACCGACACCGCTCAAGCTCTCTGGACCGTCGCTCCCGGGCAGGCAGAACACCGCAAGGTTACGCTCGGCTCCCTGCCACCGGATCACCTGCGCATCCGCACGCTTGCCAGCGGCATCAGCCGGGGCAGCGAAGGTCTGGTCTTCCGCGGCGAGGTTCCCGAGGGCGAGTTCGAGCGGATGCGCGCCCCGTTCCAGGAAGGCGATTTCCCGTTCCCGGTGAAGTACGGCTACGCCGCCGTCGGGACCGTAGAAACCGGCCCGGACCATCTCATCGGCCAGCGGATGTTTGCGCTCCACCCCCATCAGGACGTCTTCGACATTCCGGCCGAGGCCGCGATTCCGGTTCCCGACGCCGTGCCAACCGAGCGGGCCGTGCTGGCGGCGAACATGGAAACGGCGCTGAACGGCGTCTGGGACGGCGGCGTTGCGCCTGGGGACTCGGTTGCCGTGGTCGGCGGCGGAGTGGTCGGGCTGCTTGTCGCCTATCTCGCAGCGCGCACGCCGGGCACGGACGTCACGGTTCTCGACATCAACCCGGCCCGGGCCGACATCGTCGCCCGGATCGGCGCGCGCTATTCCCATCCGAGCGACTATGACGGCGAACACGATCTCGTGTTCCACACCAGCGCCTCCGGCACCGGTTTCGATTTCGCGCTTCGGATCGCCGGCTTCGAAGCGACGGTGGTGGAATTGAGCTGGTACGGGACGAAACCTGTGCTCGCCTCGTTCGGCGGGGTGTTCCACAGCCGTCGGCTGACGATCCGCTCCAGCCAGGTCGGACAGGTTGCTCCTTCCCACCGCGCGCGCTGGAGCCATCGACGGCGCCTGGCGAAGGCCCTCGACCTGCTCTCCGACCCCGTCCTCGACGGGTTCATCGAACCGGCCGTGCCGTTCGCCGAGGTGCCCGACCGGCTGGTGGAGATTTTTTCCGCCGCCAGTGGTCTGCTCTGCCCTGTGATCCGTTATCCAAGCAGTTCGTGATTCCGCCCCAACAAGACCGGGAGTTTGCCGTGCACGCCGTCGAAGTCCGCGACCACATCATGATCGCCCATTCCTTCCGGGGCGAGGTCTTCGGCCCGGCGCAGGCCCTGCACGGTGCCACCTTCGTCGTCGACGTTGCGTTCTTTTCCGAGCGGCTGGACGCCAACGGGATCGTGGTGGACATCGGCCGGGCCCACGAAACGCTGAAGACGACGCTTGCGCCGCTCAACTACCGCAATCTCGACGATGTGCCCGACTTCGCCGGCAAAAACACCACCACCGAGTTCCTGACCCGGCACATTTTCGACGAGATGGCGGCTGCCGTCCGCGCCGGTCATCTCGGCCGGCCCGCGGGCGAGATCGCGTCCATCCGGGTCACCATCTCCGAGTCCCATGTGGCGCGCGCCTGGTACGAGGCGCCGGTCACGTCGTGAACCGGATCGCCTTTGCCGTCCCCGGCGATCTGAACACGGCGACCGGCGGCTACGCCTACGACCGGCGTCTCATCGCGGAGCTGGAAGCCCTCGGCCATCCCGTCGAGGTCGTCGGTCTCGGCGACGGCTTTCCGCATCCCGATGAAGGTCAGAGGGCTTTTGCTGCTGCAGCGCTCACCGGCATACCCGATCGCCGTCCGACCCTGGTCGACGGGCTCGCCCTCGGCGTGCTTCCCGACGAAGCGGCCATGCTGGCCGCCCGCGCGCCCCTGATCGCGCTGGTCCATCATCCGCTCGCCTGGGAAACCGGTCTGACACCCGCCCGCCGGCAGGCGCTGCAGGCAAGCGAGACCAGAGCTCTCGCGCGTGCCCATGCCGTCGTGACCACCAGCCGGACGACGGCCTCGACGCTGGCCGACCATTTTCAGGTATCGCCTGCCCGTCTGAGCGTCGCCGAGCCCGGCGTCGATGTAGCCACCCGGATCGACCGCGACCCGGACCCCCCTGCCCGCCTTCTTGCGGTCGGCGCGCTCGTCCCTCGCAAGGGTTATGACGTCCTCGTCGGCGCACTCGCTCGAATTCGTCACCTGGACTGGCAGCTCGATATTGTCGGCGACCCCGATCGCGATCCGGCGACCGCCAAAGACCTTTCCGACAAGGTCGCTGCTGCCGGACTGGGCGATCGCATCCGCATATCCGGACGTGTCGACGCCGCGGCGCTGGAAGCGCACTACCGGGCTGCCAACATCTTCGTCATTTCGTCCCGCTACGAAGGCTACGGAATGGTGGTGACAGAGGCGATCGCCCACGGACTGCCGATCGTCGGCACGGCGGCGGGCGCGTTGACCGAGACCATACCGGACGCGGCGGGGCTCAAGGTTCCGCCGGACGACGAAGCGGCCCTGGCGAAGGCGCTGGAGCGCCTGATCGGCGACCCCGCGCTTCGCGGCGATCTGGCAGCCGGTACAAGGGATGCGGCCGGGCGACTGCCGAAATGGTCGGCGACCGCCAGGCATGTGAGCGATGTGATCGAAGGACTGTGCCGTGACGTTTCCAAGTGAATGGCTGAAACTGCGGGAGCCGGCCGACCTGCAGGCGCGCAACCGGGTGGTCGTCGCCCATCTGGCCGCCGACCTGTCCGGGAGGGACGGTCTCCACGCCGTCGACCTGGGCGCCGGCACCGGATCCACGGTCCGCGCGCTTTCTCCCCATCTGCCGCAAAGGATGCGGTGGACGCTCGCGGACAATGATCCGGCCCTTCTTGCCGAGGCGTCCTGGCGCTTGCCCGAGGAGCAGGTCGAAACCCGACGCGTCGACCTCGACAGGGATCTTGAGGCGGTGTTCGATCCCGTCCCGGATCTGGTGACCTGTTCCGCCCTGCTCGACCTTGTCTCAGAAGCATGGCTGGACCGCCTGGTCGAGCGGCTCGCCAGTCTCCGCATACCGTTCTATGCGGCCCTCACCTACGATGGCAGCACGACCCTGAGCCCCGGCGACCCGATCGACCCGGTGGTCGTCGACGCGATCAACCAGCATCAGCATGGCGACAAGGGCTTCGGTCCCGCGCTCGGCCCCGATGCGGGGGCGGTCGCCGTCGAAAAGCTCCGTACGGCCGGGTTCGCGGTGGAGAGCGGTCAGTCCGACTGGCTTCTCGATTCCGACGACGCGGCGCTCACGCACGCACTCGTGAACGGCTGGGCCGAGGCGGCCGGAGAGATCGGGCTTCTCGCCCCCGTCGACCTGGGCGGATGGCGACAGCGGCGGCTGGCGGCGGCGGATGCGGGCGACCTCGCCGCGCGGGTCGGACACATCGACATTCTGGCCCGGCCGGGTGCGGCCTGACCGCGCTCCGCTCGTTCCCGGCGGAGTCCCTACTCCGGCGAAATCGGCGCCTGTTGCCGGCGGAGATCGCAGTCGAAGACGATTTCGTCGCCGAGCCGGTGAGATGTGGTGACCGGTCGGCGCGCATCGCTCAGCGCGTCGGTTGGTGCCAGAGAGACACCGGCTGGCCCAGCCCCGATGATGACTGGCGCCACCAGAAGATGGAGCCGGTCGAGTGCATCCGCCTCCAGAAAGGCCGACACCGTGTTCGGCCCGCCTTCAACCAGCATTCGACGATATCCGAGCCCGAAAAGCACCTCCCGGATCGCCTTCGGATCGATGCGGCCCTTTCCATCTCCCGGCAACCGAACCACTTTAACGAAAGAAGGGAGATCCAATGGGCCGGTATCCTGCGTAATAACGACGATATCGGTCGACGCGTCCGAAAACATCCGGGCGATCCGTGGGATTCGTCCGCGCGGATCGATCACCACCCGGACCGGGCTCGGGCCATCGACCAGACGAACCGTCAACCGCGGATCGTCCGCTATCACCGTACCGACGCCGACGATCACGACATCGACCAATGCCCTGAGACGATGCAGATGGTTAAGACAGTCCGGCCCGTTAATGTATCGCGACTGTCCCGTGGACGTGGCCACACGTCCGTCGAGCGACTGCCCTAATTGTCCAATGACGAAGGGCTTGCCGGCGCCGGCCCCGATGATCGGAGCAAACAGCGACTGCCATTCCGGCGCAATCCGCCCGCCGTCGCGGGCGGCTGACAGAACCGAAGCCCAGGACCCGTCATCTGTCGGTAAAGGCGCACGGTCGGTGGTCACCTGTTCACTCCGCTGTAACCGGTGATGGTGGACGAGAGTTTTTGAGGAGCACGTTTTTGGCACAGCATCAACGACGCGCCCATTATGTGGAGCAATTGGACGTGACGGAGTTGAGTGGCGACATGGCCGGTGAATCCGAAACGTGGTCCGGCCATTCCAAGAAGGCAACCACCGAACTGATCCAGATCCATCGCGGCTGCGCGGACCTGCGCGCCGGCCGTCCGCTGATCGTCCGCTCGGGCTCGGACGCGGTCGCCGTGCTTGCGGTCGACGGTCTCGACCAGACCATGCTCGACACCTTCCGCCAGGATGTTGCTGCCGAACCGCCGCACCTGCTGGTCACCGATCGGCGCGCGGCCGCGATCGGACTGACCGCCTACGAAGCGACGGCGGTGTCTCTCTCGCCAAATGCGACGCCCGAGGACCTGATGACCCTTTCGGCCGGTTCCGAGGTCAAGGTGGGACACACCACCTCCCCCGGCGGGACCGCCGAAGAGGCCGCGCTGGAGATCGCCAAATGTGCGGAGCTCCTGCCGGCTCTGATCGCCGCTCCCGTCCATCCAGATGCCGCGTCGCTCGATCCGACCCCGCTCGTGGTCAATGCCGAAACCGCCCTCGACTATCGCAGGCAGGTGGCCGAAACCCTCAAGATGGTGGCCGAAGCCCCGGTGCCGCTGCGCGGCGACATCGACAGCCGCTTCATCGTGTTCCGCGACATCATGGGCGGAACCGCGGTCGCCGTCATGGTCGGCCAGCCGGACCCGAAGCAACCGTTGCGCGTCCGGGTCCATTCCGCCTGTGCCACCGGCGACATCTTCGGCTCCCGCCGCTGCGACTGTGGTGACCAGCTCCGCCTGGCGCTTGAGCGCATCGACCAGCTCGGCGGCGGCTGCGTCGTCTATCTCGACCAGGAAGGGCGCGGCCTGGGCCTCGCCAACAAACTCCGTGCCTACAATCTGCAGGATCTCGGCCTGGATACCGTCGATGCCAACACGGCGCTTGGCTATCACGAGGACGAGCGCGACTACACCGCGGCCGGCCGGATCGTCTCCCAGCTGGGCTGGCGCCAGATCGTGCTCCTGACCAACAATCCGACGAAGATCGACGCCCTTCGCGCCGCCGGCATCGAAGTCAGTGGCCGCATTCCGGTTCTGGCTCCGGTCAATGCCGAGAACCGGCGCTATCTGGAAGCCAAGGCGGCGCGCGCCGGCCATTTCCTGGATCAGCTCGGCTCCGGCGACGGGCCGGTGGCAGCGGTCTCGTCGGTCAAGGCCGGCTCCCGCGATTAGCCGGGTCCGGCCGCCTGTGGTTTCCGCCGAATTCGTCATTGTTCCGGTTTGATTGTTACGTCTCAATCGGAGCATTGTAGGCGCCGGCGGGCCAAGGAGGTGCGACGCGGCAGACAGGTCGCACCGCACCGGCCAGATCAGGGGAGACGCCGGGATGGAAACGCACGCGCCCGTTGGCTACACGGCGACACAGCGGTGGATTCATTGGCTGACCGCGGTCATCGTCATCGCTCTGCTCGCGGCGGCGATCGCCATGAACAACGTCGCCCCCGGCCCGCTGATGAACAATCTCTATGTTCTGCACTGGTCGCTCGGCGTGACCGTCTTTCCGCTGGTTTTGATCCGGCTTGCCATCCGGCTGCGCCGGCCGGCACCCGCGCTGCCTGAAGAGATGCCCGGCTGGCAGCGTTTTGCGGCCCACGCCAACCATGCGCTCCTCTATGCGATCCTGCTGGTCAACCCGGTGCTCGGCTACCTGACCAAGTCGGCCTTCGGCGGGCCGGTCACCTTCTTCTGGATCGTCGACTTTCCGCCGGCGATCGCCAAGAACGAGGCGCTGTTCGAGCGTCTGTCGACCGTCCACGTGATCATCGGTTTCGTCATGATCGCAGCGATCGCCGCCCATGTGGGTGCCGCGCTCTATCACGGGATCATCCGGCGCGACGGGGTCTTCTCGCGCATGACCACCGGCGCCGGACCGCTGGCCTGAGGGAAGCGGCGACTCGGGTTCGAAGAGGCCACCGTGGACATCCGTCAGCTGAATTATCTGGTGGTCCTGGCCCGTGAGCAGCATTTCACGCGCGCCGCTGCATTGTGCGGCGTGACGCAGCCAACGCTGTCCGCCCGCATTCGCCAGCTGGAAGAGGAATTCGGCATCCCGATCGTCAAGCGCGGGCACCGCTATCACGGGCTCACGCCGGAGGGCGAACAGATCGTCCAGCGGGCCTCGTCGATCCTGGAATCCTGGGAGGCGATGCAGCAGGACCTCAGCCGGATGAAGGGCGAACTCACCGGACGCGTCACCCTAGGGGTGATCCCGTCTGCCCTGCCCCTGGTCGCCGTCCTCACCCGCAAGGTCGGCGATGCCTTTCCGGGGATCGGGTTCTCCATCCTCTCTATGTCGTCGGAAGACATCCGCCTCGGGCTCGAGCGGTTCGAGCTGGACGCCGGGATCACCTATCTCGACAACGAACCGCTCGATCAGGTCAGGACGGCGCCGCTCTTCCGCGAGCGTCTGCGTCTGATCACCCCGGAAAGCCATCCCCTGTCCGGCTCGAAGCGCGTGAGCTGGGCGGAGGCTGCGGCCCATCCCCTCGCCCTTCTCACGCCGGACATGCAGAACCGGCGGATCGTCAACGCCGCGTTCCTTGCCGCTGGCGTCAATCCGAGCGTGCGCATCGAGACGAACTCCATCATCGCCCTGGTCACGCATGTCCGCGACGGGCAGCTCGCCGCCGTGCTTCCGGAGCTTTCGCTGCAGGCGTTCGGCTCGCTCGACGGGATCGCCGCCCTCGAACTCGTGGAGCCGAGCGTCGACCACAATGTCGGCCTTGTGGTCGCCGACCGGGATCCGATGTCGCCGCTGGTGGAGACGGTCTACCGGTCCGCTCTGGCGATCGAGTTCCAACCCGACGCGGACCAGGCCCAAGCCCCGTCGTCATCCGGACGGGTCGGGTGAAGCGGACCGGACGAACGAGGCTGGCTCACCCACCGGAATCCGGCGCCAGTTCGTTCTGACTGGGACGACGCCGATCTCTGGTTCCCTGACGCTTGGCGTACATGGCGCGATCGGCCGCCGTGATCAGTTCCGCCAGATCGGTCTGGCCGTGCGTCGCGGTGGCAATCCCGATACTCGCCGACAGCTGGCCCCCGGTGTTTCCAACGGGCAACCTGGACGCCGCCTCCTCGATCCCGCCGGCCATGCGTTCGGCCGGGGCATGATCGGCGCCAGGCGCAATCACCACGAACTCGTCCCCGCCATATCGATAGATCGGATCGGAGACCCTCAGCGTCTCCTTGAGGGCGACGACGAACTGTCTGAGCACGTCATCCCCGATCGCGTGTCCATGGGTGTCGTTGATGCCCTTGAACCCGTCGATATCGATCATAAAGACGCTCACGGGTTCACTGTTTCTCAGGCATTCGTCAATGATCGACTGGCCGGAATCGTCGAGTGCCCGCCGGTTCAGCGCGCCGGTCAGCGGATCGAGACGGGCGGCCTCGCTCAGGGCCTCGAACCGCTGGCGATAGGTCAGGATGTCGAACACGTCCCACAGGCGGTGGGGATGCCAGGAAATGTCGACATGGTCCTCGAACCACCTGAGATAGGCCCAGAGCACCGCGCTGTAGAGACCCGCCGCCGAGACCTTGCCGAGGAAGCCACCGATCCCGGCACTGAAGGGAACGCCGAAGAAGGCGTAGAGCGCCGTGAAGAAGGCGAGCTGGTCGAAAGTGAGGACCAGGATGACGCTCAGCCAGATACGAGAGAAAAGGCCGATCCAGGCAACTCGGACGAGCCGCTCGTAGATCAGGATCATCGCCATACAGTCGACAAAGAGCAGGAAGGTGCCCCAGACCGAAAGCCAGGTCGAATCCGCGATCACATCGATCGCGGTGCCGGCGCTTTCCGTTCCCACGCGGGTCTGGAAGCTGACCAGCACCACCACCGTGACGATGACCAGATTGCCGATCAGAAGCCCGTAGATCGGCTGGCGGACCGTCTCGGCGTCCTCGCGTATGTAGACCAGCAGCAGAAGCAGCAGCTTGCCGGTGAAGAGTACGACGGATCCCGGCGTGTAGGTCAGCGGTCCGATCCCGACGAACACGGTGATCGCGAGATAGTTTTCCGCGAAGGTCAGCGCGCACAGCGCGGCAATGAACGTGCCGAGGCCGATTTGCCGCCGGAACCTGAAAAGGGTCAGCATGACCCCGAAAAAGACCGCCCCCTGGGCCAGTGCGAAGCTGAGATCAGCCAGCATGGAAACCACGCACCCCACTCGGTTTCTCCGCAGTGAACCACTGTTGGCCGGCCAATGCTACGGGAATTGGTGGGCTGAGGAGACGTTGGGCACAAACCCCGAGAATTCAGGGACCGGAACGATAGAGCGGCCCTATCGAGTGATGGGCAGTTTCGATTTGAACTTTTCCAGACAATGAGAAAATCTCGAAGACACAAACGGATAGAGCGTGCCGCAGGCCACTGGTGGCGAGACAAGCGGCACCGGAGGAAACGGAATGTCGGTCACCCCGGACGATCGATCGGCGTCCCTCGCCGGTGCGGATGCCCCGGCGACGACCGATGACGTCGCCGCTGCGGTCGCGGACGTCTGCGCCGCGCACGGCGATCGGCCGGATGCGCTGATCGAAATGCTGCATGCCATCCAGGCTCGCCTCGGTCACGTGCCGCCCCAGGCCGAGCCGTTGATCGCCGCCCGACTGAACCGCTCGCGGGCCGAGATTCATGGGGTGGTGAGCTTCTACCACGACTTCCATACCGCTCCTGCCGGCCGTCGCGTGATCAAGCTGTGCCGGGCGGAAGCCTGTCAGGCGGTCGGATGCGAGGACCTCGCCAACCATCTCCACCGCGCCCATCGTCTCGGCTCCGGAGCGACCACGCCCGATGCGGCCGTGACGGTCGAGGACGCCTACTGTCTCGGCAACTGCGCGCTCGGCCCCGCGGCGCTGGTGGACGGTGAGCTGCAGGGGCGCGTGACGGCGGAGCGGCTGGACCGTTGGATCGCCGAGGCGCGCATCCCGCGCGGCGAAGCAGCGGAGTAGACCGATGACGTTTCCGATCCGGATCTTCGTTCCGAAAGACGCCGCCGCCCGGTCGGTCGGCGCCGACGATGTGGCCGCCCGGATCATGGCCGAGGCGGAGGCTCGCAGCATCGAGGTGTCGGTGGTGCGAACCGGAACCCGCGGCGCGCTTTTTCTGGAGCCCCTGGTGGAAGTCGAAACGTCCGCGGGGCGGATCGGCTACGGACCGGTGGACCCCGACGATGTGACTGGTCTGTTCGACGCCGGATTTCCGTCCGCCGACGGTCATCCGCTCCATCTCGGACCGGTCGATGCCATTCCCTATCTCGCGCGCCAGACCCGGGTGACGTTTGCCCGCTGCGGCGTCATCGATCCGGCCTCCGTGGCCGACTATCGCGCCCAGGGCGGGTTCCGCGGCCTCGAGGCGGCGCTCGCCAAGCCTGCGGCGGATATCGTGGAAGATGTGGTCGCGTCCGGACTGCGCGGACGGGGCGGCGCCGGTTTTCCGACCGGGATCAAATGGCGGACCGTCGCGGCGGCCGAAGCGGACGAGAAATATATCTGCTGCAATGCCGACGAGGGCGATTCCGGCACCTTCGCCGACCGGATCCTGATGGAGGGCGACCCTTTCCTCCTGATCGAGGGCATGACGATCGCGGGCCTCGCCGTCGGGGCTTGCACCGGCTACGTCTACATCCGCTCCGAATATCCCGATGCCATCGCCGCGATGAAGACGGCGATCGCCGCCTGCGAGGCGGACGGCACGCTCGGCGACGACATTCTCGGCTCGGGACGCAGCTTCAGGCTCCACGTGCGGGTGGGCGCCGGCGCTTACATCTGCGGCGAGGAGTCGGCGATGCTCGACAGCCTCGAAGGCAAGCGCGGCATCGTGCGCGCCAAGCCGCCGATCCCGGCGATCGCCGGCCTGTTCGGCAAGCCGACCGTCGTCAACAACGTGCTGTCCTTCGCCGCGGTGCCTTCCATTCTGGCCGACGGGCCCGAGGCCTACGCCGCCCACGGCATGGGCAAGTCGCGCGGGACGATGCCGTTCCAGATCGCCGGCAACATCGCCCGCGGCGGTCTCGTCGAGCTTGGCTTCGGCGTCACCCTGCGTGAGCTGATCGAAGACTTCGGCGGTGGGACGCATTCCGGACGCCCGGTGCGGGCCGTGCAGGTCGGCGGACCGCTCGGCGCCTATGTCCCGGCCGATCGCCTGGACCTGCCGATGGACTACGAGGCGTTCGCCGAAGCTGGCTTCATGGTGGGGCACGGCGGCATCGTCGTCTTCGACGACACCGTCGACATGGCGCGTCAGGCCCGCTTCGCCTTCGCGTTCTGCGCGATCGAATCGTGCGGGAAATGCACCCCGTGCCGGGTCGGTGCGGTGCGCGGCCGCGAGACCATGGACAGGATCCTGGCCGGCGAGGACGTCGCGACGAACGTCGCGCTGGTCGAAGATCTCTGCACGCTGATGACCGACGCGTCGCTGTGCGCGATGGGCGGGCTGACGCCGATGCCGGTGAAGAGCGCCCTCACCTATTTCCCCGAGGACTTCGACCGGGCTCATGCCCGGGAAGCGGCCGAATAGGCCCCGGACCGACCACAGGAGGGAGGCTCCGATGACGCTTCTGAAAGAGACCGACTACGGCACCCCGGAAAAGCCGGGCGAGAACACCGTGACCGTCATGATCGACGGCATGCCGGTGTCTGTGCCGGAAGGCACGTCGGTCATGCGCGCGGCGACCGAGGCCGGCGTCGCGATCCCGAAATTGTGCGCGACCGACAGCCTCGAACCCTTCGGCTCCTGCCGGCTTTGCCTGGTGGAGATCGAAGGCCGGCGCGGCACGCCTGCGTCCTGCACGACCCCGGTCGCCGAGGGCATGGTCGTGAAGACCCAGACCCGGCGTCTGGAGGACCTGCGCAAGGGGGTGATGGAGCTCTACATCTCCGACCACCCGCTCGACTGCCTCACCTGCGCGGCGAACGGCGACTGCGAGCTGCAGGACATGGCCGGCGACGTGGGCCTGCGCGAGGTGCGCTACGGCTTCGAGGGCGAGAACCACCTTGAGCAGGCCAAGGACGTCTCCAACCCCTATTTCACCTTCGACCCGTCCAAGTGCATCGTCTGCTCGCGCTGCGTGCGCGCCTGCGAGGAGGTCCAGGGCACCTTCGCGCTGACGATCGAGGGCCGCGGGTTCGAGTCCAAGGTGTCCGCGGGCACCGGCTTCGACGACTTCCTCTCCTCTGAATGCGTCTCCTGCGGCGCCTGCGTGCAGGCCTGCCCGACGGCCACGCTGCAGGAAAAGGCGGTCATCGACCACGGCGTGCCGAACCGGAGCGTGGTCACCACCTGCGCCTATTGCGGTGTCGGCTGTTCCTTCAAGGCCGAACTCAAGGGCGAGGAAGTCGTCCGCATGGTGCCGTACAAGGACGGCGGCGCCAACGAGGGCCACTCCTGCGTCAAGGGCCGGTTCGCCTGGGGATATGCGACCCACAAGGACCGCGTGACCACCCCGATGGTGCGCGAGACCATTCACGATGCATGGCGGCCGGTCTCCTGGGACGAGGCGATCGCCTTCACCGCCGACCGGTTCCGGTCCATCCAGGACAAGTACGGGCGCGCGTCGATCGGCGCCATCACCTCCTCGCGCTGCACCAACGAGGAGGTCTACGTCGTCCAGAAGCTGGTCCGGGCCGCCTTCCACAACAACAACGTCGATACCTGCGCGCGGGTGTGTCATTCGCCCACCGGCTACGGCCTGAAGAACGCGTTCGGCACCTCCGCCGGCACCCAGGACTTCAAGTCCGTCGACGAGGCCGA includes:
- a CDS encoding GGDEF domain-containing protein, producing MLADLSFALAQGAVFFGVMLTLFRFRRQIGLGTFIAALCALTFAENYLAITVFVGIGPLTYTPGSVVLFTGKLLLLLLVYIREDAETVRQPIYGLLIGNLVIVTVVVLVSFQTRVGTESAGTAIDVIADSTWLSVWGTFLLFVDCMAMILIYERLVRVAWIGLFSRIWLSVILVLTFDQLAFFTALYAFFGVPFSAGIGGFLGKVSAAGLYSAVLWAYLRWFEDHVDISWHPHRLWDVFDILTYRQRFEALSEAARLDPLTGALNRRALDDSGQSIIDECLRNSEPVSVFMIDIDGFKGINDTHGHAIGDDVLRQFVVALKETLRVSDPIYRYGGDEFVVIAPGADHAPAERMAGGIEEAASRLPVGNTGGQLSASIGIATATHGQTDLAELITAADRAMYAKRQGTRDRRRPSQNELAPDSGG
- a CDS encoding formate dehydrogenase beta subunit; translation: MTFPIRIFVPKDAAARSVGADDVAARIMAEAEARSIEVSVVRTGTRGALFLEPLVEVETSAGRIGYGPVDPDDVTGLFDAGFPSADGHPLHLGPVDAIPYLARQTRVTFARCGVIDPASVADYRAQGGFRGLEAALAKPAADIVEDVVASGLRGRGGAGFPTGIKWRTVAAAEADEKYICCNADEGDSGTFADRILMEGDPFLLIEGMTIAGLAVGACTGYVYIRSEYPDAIAAMKTAIAACEADGTLGDDILGSGRSFRLHVRVGAGAYICGEESAMLDSLEGKRGIVRAKPPIPAIAGLFGKPTVVNNVLSFAAVPSILADGPEAYAAHGMGKSRGTMPFQIAGNIARGGLVELGFGVTLRELIEDFGGGTHSGRPVRAVQVGGPLGAYVPADRLDLPMDYEAFAEAGFMVGHGGIVVFDDTVDMARQARFAFAFCAIESCGKCTPCRVGAVRGRETMDRILAGEDVATNVALVEDLCTLMTDASLCAMGGLTPMPVKSALTYFPEDFDRAHAREAAE
- a CDS encoding NAD(P)H-dependent oxidoreductase subunit E, with the protein product MSVTPDDRSASLAGADAPATTDDVAAAVADVCAAHGDRPDALIEMLHAIQARLGHVPPQAEPLIAARLNRSRAEIHGVVSFYHDFHTAPAGRRVIKLCRAEACQAVGCEDLANHLHRAHRLGSGATTPDAAVTVEDAYCLGNCALGPAALVDGELQGRVTAERLDRWIAEARIPRGEAAE